In a genomic window of Aquila chrysaetos chrysaetos chromosome Z, bAquChr1.4, whole genome shotgun sequence:
- the EMC4 gene encoding ER membrane protein complex subunit 4 isoform X1, which translates to MAAAAAVRGRRFKWSLELAAAPGGRPRGAAEGRGPLGFAERQLGEGGVHESDKILMEKRCWDVALAPLKQIPMNLFIMYMAGNTISIFPAMMVCMMGWRPLQALMSLSATLKALESSSRRALQGLVFLVGNGLGLALALYKCQAMGLLPTRPSDWLAFVAPPQRMEFTGGGLIL; encoded by the exons atggcggcggcggcggcggttcGGGGGAGGCGTTTCAAGTGGTCGCTGGAGTtggcggcggcgccggggggGCG GCCCCGCGGAGCCGCCGAGGGCCGCGGGCCGCTGGGGTTCGCCGAGCGACAGCTGGGGGAGGGCGGCGTCCACGAAAGCGACAAAATCCTCATGGAGAag CGTTGCTGGGACGTGGCACTGGCACCGCTGAAGCAGATCCCGATGAACCTGTTCATCATGTATATGGCCGGCAACACTATCTCCATCTTCCCTGCCATGATGGTCTGCATGATGGGCTGGCGCCCGCTGCAGGCCCTCATGTCCCTCTCCGCCA CACTGAAGGCACTGGAGAGCTCGAGCCGGCGGGCACTGCAGGGGCTGGTGTTCCTGGTGGGCAATGGGCTGGGACTGGCGCTGGCCCTCTACAAGTGCCAGGCCATGGGGCTGCTGCCCACCCGCCCCTCTGACTGGCTGGCCTTCGTTGCCCCCCCACAG CGCATGGAGTTCACTGGGGGGGGCCTGATCCTGTGA
- the EMC4 gene encoding ER membrane protein complex subunit 4 isoform X2: MNLFIMYMAGNTISIFPAMMVCMMGWRPLQALMSLSATLKALESSSRRALQGLVFLVGNGLGLALALYKCQAMGLLPTRPSDWLAFVAPPQRMEFTGGGLIL; encoded by the exons ATGAACCTGTTCATCATGTATATGGCCGGCAACACTATCTCCATCTTCCCTGCCATGATGGTCTGCATGATGGGCTGGCGCCCGCTGCAGGCCCTCATGTCCCTCTCCGCCA CACTGAAGGCACTGGAGAGCTCGAGCCGGCGGGCACTGCAGGGGCTGGTGTTCCTGGTGGGCAATGGGCTGGGACTGGCGCTGGCCCTCTACAAGTGCCAGGCCATGGGGCTGCTGCCCACCCGCCCCTCTGACTGGCTGGCCTTCGTTGCCCCCCCACAG CGCATGGAGTTCACTGGGGGGGGCCTGATCCTGTGA